The following nucleotide sequence is from Myxocyprinus asiaticus isolate MX2 ecotype Aquarium Trade chromosome 21, UBuf_Myxa_2, whole genome shotgun sequence.
AAGTCCCTCTGAAAACTAATCTTTGTtaatcaaaattacatatttaaaagttttttccaTGAAAATGATCCCTTCATGCCTTAAAATGGCTTAGATAATAACTCTACACCTTTGCCTCATTTAGTATGCGCAGAGctatgaatatgcaaattagtcCCCACCTCCATCTCCACTCACCCCTGCACCGCTCGCCTGCAGCTCAGGCTACCTGCTCACCTTCACCCATTTATCTCAGATTTTCAGATCCTTTGGTAATACATGAAGGCTCACCATTTGTCCTTTCGCAACTTTGcatctgaaaacagaaaatgtcttgCAAAATACCAATACGTAGCTACACCTGGCTTCTCCTGATACTCCTTGCTTCGCAGTAGCATATGCTATTGATATGGAAAGCCCCACCCAGCAAGTTGACGGGATTGGTTCCTTAGGCTTGTGACGTATGAacagggttgaggagtaacgaaatacatgtaatgggattatgtatttaaaatacaaaatataagtaactgtattccactacagttacaatttaaataattggtaattagaatacagttacattcaaaaagtattttgattactgaagagattactttgcattttattgtcatttgtttcatttaatatttagtccttatcagatggaaaacatttattttcacatcattCTTATGAATGATACGAGCAgacagaagtaagtttgaagtaagtttggagcagaagaaatagaaataaaccttgtgtaaattgtcatctttatgctaagctaaaaatactatttctagccattttacatgcacgttactaggcacgatgattttttttttaatcaagaaaattcacgtcggatcataatttctttctttcttgtaagacctttgatattagggcaaaaatcgtattcttgatgataatttttgtattgttttcctgtaaaaaatctaaaaatccttaaaacaagatcaattagatttatcttgttttagaaacaacactgcataagatattttggtttttcagagaatgtatttttaacttgtgtattttgtcttactgtactggcagagtttttatagtcaaaacaagtgaaaaaatctaccagtgctgaagaagtaatccaaagtatttagattacgttactgaccttgagtaatctaacggaatatgttacaaattacattttacagcatgtactctgtaatctgtagtggaatacatttcaaaattaaccctcccaaacctgcgTATGAAACCTTGGCTGTCTGAATCAGTGTTTTTGAGACTGTCTTTGGTAGACTGCAGTTCCAAGGCAAAAATGCTCAGCAATGGTGTTGATTGCTGATTTCACTCATAGTATGTCTTCTAGCATATAAAAATCATCTTATggacatgtaaacaaggttaaaaacttgattttcacTGGAGGGTGTCTTTTAAAatgccctgaaaatcaaatccagggggtgAATATtggactttaaaggtgcactcagtaattttttcctcattaaaaaggttaaactcctaaagacatgaattgtaattttgcaatatatgtaggaaaacatgagcactcacattaaaatgaagactccagtcatatcagtaacattataaaagctgttatatttttcatggagagggtccgcacatgggggctgccatgttataatcacatgaccagtcaaatactactcgcttaaaggGGACctgttatgcaaaattcacttttacgtGGTGTTTGAACATACAcatggcagtgtgtgtacacaaccaccctacaatgttaaaagtccatccactcctctttcttatatttctattaatcaaaaacagtgtctcaaaatgactggttttggtacccgctctaaagtgacgtcactttagagcaggccatgcccacgactggtgactgactccaccctattattatagatcctcccctgagtgatcgacacacagtccgccattttttccagcgctggagcagctacattgagaagaataatatctcagcttcataagcgtcatacatgttctgttgttggctgtaaaagtgaacgaAAGAGTCTTcgtgtactcccggcatcagagccactgaacacgcagtggacaagttttgtttttgaagaaaatgtgccccaaaacataccgaaatttgtgtatgtttgtgcaaatcattttacaccggactgctttgtgaatgagggtcagtataaagcaggcttttctaaatatttgattctcaagcatggatcagtaccaactgttagtgttccagctttatatcctgaagatgtaagtatcgcactttatattttgtgaatgtttgcaaatcgcatgATGCAAGACAAGCCCCTAAAATGTCATGTCTCGTTATAGCGCATAGGTAAcgtcattacagtatatttttgtgttgctcatccatcattgctaaatggctgaaaaacactccggtatttacggcgtcagtcatattggttctgatttgttgttgctatagtatcctaagcacgagctgtaaaggcacagccctgttccggaaagggggcggggagcagtagctcatttgcatttaaagagacacacacgaaaacagcgtggttttgattccacccaaaaagaggcatttacaacatggtataataaatgatccgtggggtattttgagctgaaactgcacagacacattctggggacacctgagacttatattacatcttgtaaaaaggggcataataggtctcctttaataccagcaaccatcctgttatttgacactttattcactgactgtgaatactaaatttctacaatggcatctgaaactaaaaactactgattttaaattatgctgcatccaagccgctagatgtcagtgtaagtccatgaTGACACAAAGATAaacgttactgagtgcacctttaatatcaaAGTTAATTGCTGACACTGAAACAAACCCTAAGAGATGAAATAATACCACTTGGAAACTGTTGCAGAGCTTTAGGACACatgaatttgtgttttattaatttttactcAGTTGAATAAATCCAGCTCTTCTTCGATTTGTATACGGAATACCTGCATAACAATAAAGAGCTTGACATGATATGTTTCCTTTTTATTACAGTTCTGTCAATCATTTACACCTTAAAATTCAATCTAATAGCACAACGTACCAGATAATTACAGTTCTAAAAGAAAAATTAGGCACTCCTAAGACACTTCCCAAAGAGAATAACTATGTATTAGCAATTAAGCACTCTGGCTTTTGAGTAGAAGTTTCCAGACTTTGCAGTGAAGTTTATGGAATAAAACACTTAAGAGCCGCTTTGGCGGCCTCTGCAGGAAATAAAGTGGAACTGCTCCAGCTCTGTTATTTATATGGACCCTCCCACTTTACGTCACGCACCAGACGCAGACCATGGCCACGCCCCCTCCGCTGTGTATTTCCGCCAGTTTGTCAGCTGTCTGCTGTTCCCGCGATCACCTGGCCGAAACACACCTGAAATGACTGACCAAGGGCTGACCAACGAAGCAGCTGCCTCTGCATGTAAAGAGGGAGACCCCATCACTAAAGTAAGACTACGAATTTGAGCCCAATACTGCAGGACAGGGGAGAGGGCCAGTAAATCAAACCGTCCGTCATTTCCCCTTTCTAACTCACTAATGAATAAGAAATACGTAATATAAGTTCTCGTAAATAGATTTTATGTTATAGTGATTTCCCTGCCTCTTTGTTAGTAACTCTGCTGAAGTTGAAGATTGTTTGTAAATTAAAGCGGTTTTGCTGAGTCATATTGAGATGTTATTCTGCGTGTAATGCTGTTGAATTGATATGTAAAGATTGAGTGACGTCACTATAATGACATTTGACAGAGTGGAAATGTTGACCCCAGTGTCACAGAGCAGTGCACCTAAACAAATATCACCAGTAGCCATGTATGAACCAGATACCTGCACATACTGTGTGTTAAACTGTATTTTAGAAACTTTGGTTCATAGATAACAGAGGTCCTGTATGAAATAAACCTAAAGTTAAACTTCTTTCCCAGCACATCATCAGACCAAAGATTTGATTCATTCGCAAAGACCTTGTATCATTAAGCCCTTCATCAATAAGACTTTATGGGAAGTGTAGACAGCTGGTTTTAGTGATTCAAGTACCTGATAATCTATACAGTTATTTGTAAATCTTATTTCTCATCTCTTTGAAATTGCACATTCTTCCCACTGCTGTAGGACTTCATGATGCAGCAGACAATGTTGCGGGTAAAGGATCCCTTGAAATCCCTGGACTTTTATACACGCATCCTGGGAATGACGTGAGTGTTCATAGTTTCATAGATTGTCGACAAATGAGCATTTCACATTATTTaagtaatttgtttatttatttctcatttatGATGGTGTAAAAATCAAAATGTGTTACATAAAGATATTTTTAGACCAACATGTTGATGTAGTTCCATTTCGGTCGCATAATAAATAGATTAGTGGTCaaacgatatgggttttttaatggccgatgccgatatccagagtacatggtggccgatataatgccgatatatcacaaaGGTAAATGTAGTGAATAACAAGtgcataaaattaataattaacttttatttagcactGTATTTACTCAAAATGACAAATCAAACTTTAACTTcgttaaagtaataataataattataaaagtattTGAAGTTGCTCTCACGTGCTAGTGCGGCTCCAGCAAGAGCAGCAATTTACTGACAGCTTTCAGTTAACTCTGCCCTGATCGCCTGCTTGAATCGTGAGTCAGAGGAACAGAGTTTTGAtcgaggctgatagaatacacgcttcagaggaagatatatgaGTGCTCTGCTTGAGGAAATGCTAGATTTGCTCAAGTTTTGTTAGGTTTGTAAATTAGATCTGTTTatatgagatatctgcatattttcaGATGGTGTATGATAGAAGTTTGATCATTATTTGCCTTTATATCATTAGATAAGACAGTAAAAAGGTACAGGGAACTgtttaggagagagagagaatgaaacaagGGAGCACTTTAAACGTCTTGAGCTCCAGCGTGTCTGTCACAGCTCTGATACACATGACAGTTTAAATGAGACGTTGTATGCCACTCTGTggaacacgatggcacgtaacaataaaacaaactgttattagtcatttacatgtctcagacatcTGCTTAACATGCaagcaaatcaaatcactttattgtcacacagccatatacacaagtgcaatggtgtgtgaaattcttgaaaCAGGTGATTCTCTGCACCCTCACGGCTTGAGAAACGAATTGGCCAAATGCGAAACTTCATCGGCCAATGTCGATAAATTAAAAATTCCTAATACAGTCCGATATATTGCTGAGGCAATAGATCAGTCGACCACTAGAATAGGTATTGTGAAATTGTGTATTAagggaatagttctcccaaaaaggaaaacaaatgaagaatatttcagctctgtaggtccatacaaagcaagtgaatggtggtccaaactttaaactccaaaaagcacataaatgcagcataaaattaatccatatgactccagtggttaaatccatgtctttagaagcgatatgcgTGTGGGTGAGGAAAAAGATCATTAAGTCCATTTTTTTtgtctataaattctcctccctgcccagtaggtggcgatatgcacaaagaatgcaaattgcaaaaaacaaaataagaatgtggaagtaaaagtgaaagtggacatttatagtgaaaaaggacttaaatattgatatatttctcacccacacctatcttattgcttttgaagacatgaattaaaccacttgagtcttatggattacttttatgctaccttttatgtgtttttttaagcttcaaagttctgaccacctatcatttgcattgtatggacctacagagctgaaatattctctgggagggcatgaaggtgagtaaatgatgagagaattttcatttttggatgaactactgtATCCCTTTAAGACCAGGGAATGTGAATGAACCTGTCAGTCAAGTACCTCAGTTTCCTGATCTTTACTATGAAGTATGTTTGGTTTGTATATATTTCATTGTAGGCTGTTACAGAAGTTTGATTTTCCCGCCATGCGATTTACCCTGTATTTCCTGGGTTATGAGGATAAGAAAGAGATCCCTGCAGATGTAAAGGAGAGGACCGCTTGGACGTTCTCCCGTCGAGCTACTATAGAGCTCACCCAGTAAGTTGATGCATGAGCAACTCCAATGATCATGTTGGGATGGACAGCAGCTAGTTTTTTGATAAATGCAGCTTcatatgatttcattttctgtCAAATTGAATAATGattgaaagtgaacggtgaccgaGGCTTTCAGTCCATAACATTCAGTcttgcatctccttttgtggatcTCTCATTTGTCTTTTCTCACTTCAACAGTAACTGGGGCTCAGAGGGGGATGACAGCCAGTCTTACCACAA
It contains:
- the LOC127411989 gene encoding lactoylglutathione lyase-like, with the translated sequence MDPPTLRHAPDADHGHAPSAVYFRQFVSCLLFPRSPGRNTPEMTDQGLTNEAAASACKEGDPITKDFMMQQTMLRVKDPLKSLDFYTRILGMTLLQKFDFPAMRFTLYFLGYEDKKEIPADVKERTAWTFSRRATIELTHNWGSEGDDSQSYHNGNSDPRGFGHIGIAVPDVHAACKIFEEQGVTFVKKPDDGKMKGLAFIQDPDGYWIEILSPNNMVSITS